The Bacillota bacterium genome includes a region encoding these proteins:
- the raiA gene encoding ribosome-associated translation inhibitor RaiA has translation MEIAFTGRNVEVTRPLRQYAAKRLSKLDKYFDRPIDAQVRMSVIRKRHIVEVTIPLGGMILRGEEASADMYASIDLVVDKLERQIHKFKTRINRKLRKDSTLDAAAAATASAGQLGDEPTT, from the coding sequence TTGGAGATCGCGTTCACGGGGCGGAACGTCGAGGTGACGCGGCCTCTGCGGCAGTACGCCGCAAAGCGCCTGAGCAAGCTCGACAAGTACTTCGACCGGCCCATCGACGCCCAGGTCCGCATGAGCGTCATCCGCAAGCGGCACATCGTCGAGGTGACGATCCCGCTGGGCGGCATGATCCTGCGCGGCGAGGAAGCCAGCGCCGACATGTACGCTTCCATCGATCTCGTGGTGGACAAGCTGGAGCGCCAGATCCACAAGTTCAAGACGAGGATCAACCGCAAGCTCCGGAAGGACAGCACGCTGGACGCCGCCGCGGCCGCGACGGCGTCCGCCGGCCAGCTGGGCGACGAGCCCACCACCG
- a CDS encoding flagellar protein FliS translates to MPGGYPASHGSYGADRRRAYEQAEVLTASPAGLVAITLRVLEREVTAARLARDRQATDELRRHTEKAKEALQLLRQSLDFRQGGEIAARLEAIYSFLYERLVRAELRPASDALEGLADVISPLREAWERLDGKGAAPATAPVAVPVAPSGARPGAAAAEVRSAG, encoded by the coding sequence ATGCCGGGCGGCTACCCTGCCTCCCATGGGAGCTATGGCGCCGACCGCCGCCGTGCCTATGAGCAGGCCGAGGTGCTGACCGCCTCGCCCGCCGGGCTGGTGGCCATCACCCTGCGCGTCTTGGAGCGGGAGGTGACGGCCGCCCGCCTGGCCCGCGACCGCCAGGCGACCGACGAGCTGCGCCGCCACACCGAGAAGGCGAAGGAAGCCCTCCAGCTCCTCCGCCAGAGCCTCGACTTCCGCCAAGGGGGCGAGATCGCCGCCCGGCTGGAGGCCATCTACTCGTTCCTCTACGAGCGCCTGGTCCGGGCGGAGCTCCGGCCGGCCTCCGACGCCCTGGAGGGCCTCGCCGACGTGATCTCGCCGCTCCGCGAGGCCTGGGAGCGGCTGGACGGGAAGGGAGCGGCGCCCGCAACGGCGCCGGTCGCGGTGCCTGTGGCGCCCTCCGGGGCGAGGCCGGGCGCCGCCGCGGCGGAAGTGCGCTCGGCCGGGTAA
- a CDS encoding flagellar protein FlaG, with translation MPEEVRLRPAQGSLPATAVPVQAPAGAVRPDEAVEASSGSRGSGQEGRGRGQHDLATAQSLVDEAVQRIQQKLETTAQLSIHVDPASGKVQVRNGRGEVVRELPPEKVVEAARLMDQVVGLLLDEFW, from the coding sequence GTGCCCGAGGAAGTCCGGCTGCGACCCGCGCAGGGAAGCCTGCCTGCCACCGCCGTCCCGGTCCAGGCCCCGGCCGGCGCGGTACGTCCCGACGAGGCGGTGGAGGCCTCCAGCGGCTCCCGCGGCAGCGGCCAGGAAGGGCGGGGGCGCGGCCAGCACGACCTGGCCACCGCCCAGTCGCTGGTGGACGAGGCGGTCCAGCGCATCCAGCAGAAGCTGGAGACCACCGCCCAGCTCTCGATCCACGTGGATCCCGCCAGCGGAAAGGTGCAGGTCCGGAACGGGCGGGGCGAAGTGGTGCGGGAGCTTCCTCCCGAGAAGGTGGTGGAGGCGGCTCGCCTGATGGATCAGGTGGTCGGCCTGCTCCTGGACGAGTTCTGGTGA
- a CDS encoding biotin--[acetyl-CoA-carboxylase] ligase: MRALRFRLFEMERLGSTSDLLRAMAARGAPEGTVVVAAEQEEGRGRLGRLWSSPRGGLWLSLLLRPPGTLPPERLSSLAPALGLAVLEAVEPWSGGHRLGLKWPNDLVAEEEGAWRKLAGVLCEAFPGGANGRSAAAVIAGIGINADFERERLPAELQSQATTLRRLAGGPVDLGELRRRLLAALERTWELWQQGGFAVLREAWLARAVWLGQAVELRGAPLRAEGAEERVVGGTFLGVDDEAALLLRLPGGRVERLLAGELSLRLGAQGGGSEADIPQ; this comes from the coding sequence CCAGCGATCTCCTGCGGGCCATGGCGGCGCGCGGGGCCCCCGAGGGGACGGTGGTGGTGGCGGCCGAACAGGAGGAAGGCCGAGGACGTCTGGGACGCCTCTGGAGCTCGCCGCGGGGCGGCCTCTGGCTGTCGCTGCTGCTGAGACCGCCAGGGACGCTTCCTCCGGAGCGCCTCAGCTCGCTCGCGCCGGCGCTCGGGCTGGCGGTGCTCGAGGCGGTGGAGCCCTGGTCCGGGGGACACAGGCTCGGGCTCAAGTGGCCCAACGATCTGGTGGCCGAGGAGGAGGGCGCCTGGCGGAAGCTGGCCGGTGTCCTCTGCGAGGCGTTCCCCGGCGGGGCCAACGGTCGCTCGGCCGCGGCCGTCATCGCCGGCATCGGCATCAACGCCGACTTCGAGCGGGAACGGCTCCCCGCGGAGCTGCAGAGCCAGGCGACCACGCTTCGCCGGCTGGCCGGAGGCCCGGTGGACCTGGGCGAGTTGCGCCGGCGTCTCCTGGCGGCCCTGGAAAGGACCTGGGAGCTCTGGCAACAGGGGGGCTTCGCCGTGCTGCGCGAGGCGTGGCTCGCCCGGGCGGTCTGGCTCGGCCAGGCGGTGGAGCTGCGGGGGGCCCCCCTCCGGGCGGAGGGGGCGGAGGAGCGGGTCGTGGGCGGCACCTTCCTGGGCGTCGACGACGAGGCCGCGCTCCTCCTCCGTCTGCCCGGCGGGCGGGTCGAGCGCCTCCTGGCCGGCGAGCTCTCCCTCCGGCTGGGCGCTCAAGGCGGCGGTTCCGAGGCCGATATCCCCCAGTGA